One Mycolicibacterium fallax genomic window, CGACGAGGCCACCGGTTAGCTCGGCCGCCGGCGAAAGCCGCTGATCGCCGCGTATTTGGCCAGGTTGTGCCGGGCGTCGACCAGGGCGTCGTGGTTGTCGTCGGGCAGCGCCGGCAGCGGCGGGCGGCCCGCCTCGTCCCAGAGCTGCTTGAGCTCCCGGGTGAACCGCGGGATTCCCGCCGGCAGGCCGGTCATCGGCCCCCACAGCTGGGCCAGCACGACGTGGTCGTAGGCGCCGACCCAGGCCCACAGTTCGACCGGTTCCGGGCCGTCGATGCCGAAGAAGCCCTCCAGGTCCTCCCGGATCTGCCGACGCGAGCGCCACAGTTTGGACGCCGGTGACGGCAGCTTGGGCAGCACGTTGGCCCGCACCCACGGCCCGGCGTCGGCCGGGTTGAATTCGGTGGACACCGCGTAGTACTCGCGGCCGTCCTCGGCGACCACGCCGATCGAGATCAGCTCGATGGTGCGGCCGTCGTCGATGAACTCGGTGTCGTAGAAGAAACGCACGGCTGCGACCCTACCGGCGGGCGCGGCGCGGCGGCGGCGTGGATCTCGCGGTCCAACTCGGCCTCCACGGCGCCGTCCTCGGGGAATCGCGGCATCCCGGCCAGCACGCTCTGCAACCACAGGTTGGTCTTGACCAGCGGACGGCGGATCCGTCGCTCACGTTCCAGCGCGCGACGCATCCGGGCCGGGTGGTCGGTGTAGTGCCAGCGGGCCCACGGTGCGTGCGGACGCGACAGCCGCAGCGCCGCGACCACCAGCAGCGGCGGAAAACCCATGCCCAGCAGGCCGGTCCACAGCTTGCCCTTGAGCAGGGCCACCACCGCCAGGGCCAGCGCCAGCACCGCCCAGCCGACCACCAGCAGCCGCGCGCCGACCGAGGCGTCCGCACGCCAGATGCTGAGATCGAAGAACGACAGCGGGTTGAAGCCCAGCACCAGCAGTCCCGCAACGGCGATCGCGACGAACACCGCGTCGACCGAGGTCCGGCCGTCCTCGGCCCAGTAGACGTCCTCCAGGTGCAGGATCAGCGCGAACTCATCGAGCACCAGCGCCGCGCCGATCCCGAAGAGCACCGCCGCGACGGTGAATCCCGCCGCCGGGCCGCCGCCGGACATGGTGACCATGGCGACCCCGGACACCAGCACCAGGATCACCCCGAACACGACGTGGTGCAGGTGGAAGCCGCCGATGGACAGGTTGTGCGGCCGCCACCGGCGCGCCGGGCCGGGCCGGTCGGTCCCGGCCTGCGCGCGGATGTAACGGACGACGCCGCGGGTGACAAAGAAGGTGAGGATGAACGCGATCAGGCACAGCAGCAGCGGCAGCCGGTCGGGCGCGATGAGTTCGACGTGCCAGGACCAGGCCCCGTCGATCTCGCCCGCCGCCACCGTCACGTGCCGAACTTACGCCAGTGCGACCTGCGGCGCGGACCACCGCACGGATACCCTTGGAGGAACATGATGACTCGGCTGCCCGACACGGGTGCGAATGTGACTTCCCGGCGGCGCGGCCCGCGGTGGGTGTGGCAAGCGGCGATCCTGATCGCGTTCGGCGCGGTCTCCTGGTGGCTGTTCACCCACACCAACTACCGGATCGACATCGACGTGTACCGGATGGGCGGACGGGCCTGGCTCGACGGCAAGGAGCTCTACGCCGCCGGTTCGTCGTTCCACACCCAGGCCGGCATCGACCTGCCGTTCACCTATCCCCCGCTGGCCGCGATCGTGTTCGCGCCGTTCGCCTGGCTGGGGTTGCCCGCGGCCAGCGCGCTGATCACCGGTATCACGCTGGTGCTGCTGGTGGTCTCGACGCAGATCGTGCTGGCCCGCCTGGGTGTGCCGGCCGGCGGCACCGCCGCCCGGTGGTGGCTGGCCGCGGCGATCACCGCGCCCGCCGCACTGCTGCTCGAACCCCTGCACGCCAACTTCGACTTCGGCCAGATCAACGTGGTGCTGATGACGCTGGTCATCGCCGACTGCGTGCCCCGGCGCACCCCGTGGCCGCGGGGGCTGCTGATCGGTCTTGCCATCGCCGTGAAACTGACCCCGGCGGTGTTCCTGCTCTACTTCCTGCTGCACCGCGATTTCCGGGCGGCCCGCACCGCCCTGCTGTCCTTCCTGGCCGCCACCGCGCTCGGGTTCGCCCTGGCCTGGCGGGATTCGGTGCAGTACTGGACCACCACGATCCACGACACCGACCGGATCGGCACCGCGACGCTGAACACCAACCAGAACATCTCCGCGGCGCTGGCCCGGCTGGGCCTGGCCGAGGGGCCGCGATTCCTGCTGTGGGCGGTGCTGTGCGTGCTGGTGCTGGCCGTCACGGTGTGGGCGGGCCGGTACACCGAGCGGGCCGGCGAATCGCTGCTGACGCTGATCGCCGTGGCGATGTTCGGTCTGGTGGTCTCGCCGGTGTCCTGGTCGCATCACTGGGTGTGGGTGTTGCCGACGCTGCTGACCCTCGCGGTGCTGGCCCGCCGCTGGCGCAGCGCCGGGTTGGCCGTGCTGACCGCCGCCGGACTGCTGCTGTTGACCAGCTACCCGCTGCTGCTGATGCCCGAGCACCGGGAGGCCGAGGCGGCGTGGTGGCGCCAGCTGATCGGCACGTCGTATCTGTGGTGGGCGCTGGCGGTCATCGTGGTGATCGGCGTGGTGTGCCGAACTCGGGCCCGGATCAGCCCGCCGCCGACTCCGGCAGGCGGGACCCCGACGGGGCCGGCCGCGCCGGCGCTGCGACCTCTTTGAGCGTGGCCGCGTAGATGTCGACGTACTCCTGACCGGACAGTTCCATCAGCGAGTACATCACCTCGTCGATGACGGCGCGCTCGATGAACCGGTTGCCGGCCATCCCCTCGAACCGGGAGAAGTCCATCGGCTTGCCGAACCGCACCTCGACCTTGCCGAACCGCAGGCTCTTGGCGCCGGGCGGGTTGACCACGTCGGTGCCGACCATCGCGACCGGGATGACCGGGACGCCGGTCTCCAGGGCCAGCCTCGCCAGGCCGGTCTTGCCCTTGTACAGCCGACCGTCCGGGCTGCGGGTGCCCTCCGGGTACATGCCGAGCAGCTTGCCCTGGCTCAGGATGCGCTCGGCGGTCGCCAGCGCGGCCTGCGCGGCGTCGGCGTCGGCGCGGTCGATCGGTACCTGCCCGGCGACGGTGTAAAACCAGGCCAGCAACCGGCCCTTGACGCCGGTGCCGGTGAAGTACTCCTGCTTGGCCAGGAAGGTGATCCGGCGCCGCACCATCAGCGGCAGGTAGAAGCTGTCCATCACGGCCAGGTGATTGCTGGCCAGGATTGCCGGTCCGTCAACCGGCAGATGCTCCATGCCGCGTGTTTGCGGGCGGCCGATGACGTACAGCAGCGGTCCCAGGAAGATGTACTTGAACAGCCAGTACCACATGCAGCCTCCCAGATTCTTCGGGCCAACTTTACCCACCGGGTACCAAGGCCGCGCACCGAAGCCGACCGCCGCCGGGCTCCGTCCCCGCCGGGCTCAGTCCTCGACGGGCTCAGTCCTCGACGGTGACCGGGATCGTCTGATACCGGCCGTTGGTGTTAGTCGTGTTGGTTGTCTCGGTGTTCGTTTTGCTGTCGTGTTCGGCCTCGGGCACCGGACCGCTCGGGTGTTCCGGGGCCGGCGGGGCCGGCGGTTCAGCAGCGCCGGCCTGATCCGGTGTCCCGACCATCATCCGGACGACGGCCAGCAGCGCGACGCTGTGCTCGGCGACGACGCTCAGCAGCGGATGTTGCTCGCCGTTGATCAGCGCGGCCAGCGCGCAAACCGGGCACCACACCTGCCGGCAGGCCCCCGGCTGCTCGCTGACCGCCCGGGCGGCGGCCGCCCGCACCGCCGGATCGATGCGGTCGAGGATGAGCTGCGCGAGTTGGCGCAGCTCCGGACCGATATCGCCGTGTGTACCGGTCATGCGGGCCACACCTCCGGATTCGGTCGAAATCGCACGGTCAGTTCGGTGCCCCGCAGGGCGGCGTCGACGACGATGCAGCGCCGCAGCACCGATGCCAACCGGACGCGGCGTCGCATTCCGCCCACACCGATCACCAGATCGTCATCAACTCGGCCCAGGGTCAGCGAGCCGGAGTCCACCTGCGGCAACTCTAGTCGCATCCGGTAGACGGCGGTCAGCCCCGACCCCGATTCCCGGTCCACCACCGGCCGCAGCGGCCCCGGAGGCGCGGCGCCACCGCGGTGCCGGACGTTGTCGAGCAGCCGGGCCAGCGCACGCGGCCCGATCGGCTCCCCCGGCTGGTGCGGTGCCAGCACCAACTCGATGTCGCCGATGGAGGCGGCGAGTTCGTCGAGCACCCGGCACTGTTCGGCGATCCGCGCGCTGTACCAGTCGAAGGCCGGGTGATCGGGCAGGTTGGTGTAGGCGTAGGACTCGTCCTGCAGCAGCACCTGGTTCACGATCAGCTGCGCGATCCGCACGCCCATCAGCGACAACGCGCTCAGGGTGCGTGTCGCCTCTGCCGCGACCACCTTCTCCGGGGTGAGCACCAGGTGCGCGGCGACCCGGTCACCGGCGGCCAGCAACTCGGCGAGCCGGTCCATCCCGGCGGTCATCCGCTCCAGCAGGTCGACCAGCCGGGCCGTCGGGCCGTCGGTGTCGGTGCTGAGCCGACGGTGCCGGGGCCAGGCCCGCTCCAGGTACAGGCCGAAGGTCGCAGGCAGGGTCAGCATCCGCAGCGCGTCGGCGGTGGAGGCGCAGTCGACGATGACGTGGTCCCAGGCCCCGGAGGCGGCGAGGTCGCCGACGGTGTGCAGGCCGAGCACCTCCTGGACGCCCGGTAGCGCGGACAACTCCTGGGGCGCCAGGTCGCCCAGCTCCGAGTCGGGAAACCGCGGGCCGACGGCGCCGGCCACCTCGACCCAGCCCTGTTCCAGCAGCGCCAGGGTGTCCAGCGCCAGCGCGTCGAGCAGGCCGCCGGGCGTCCCGGCCGGCGACGACGGGTCGGTGAACACCCGCACCGGATCGGGCAGCCCGGTCGGGGGCACCGAAACGCCGAGCACCTCGCCGAGCGAATGCGCCTGGTCGGTGGACACGATCAGCACCCGCTCGCCGCCGCTCGCGTCGCGCACGGCCGTCGCGCAGGCCAGCGTCGACTTACCGACGCCCCCCTTGCCGAGGAACAGGCTGATCCGGGCGGGCGCCGGCGGCGGCGAACTCAGCCCTCGGCCCGCTTCTTCAGGTCCTTGAGCGCGGTGTCGGTCAGCCGCCGCTCGGCCTTGCGCTTGAGCAGGCCGATCATCGGGATCATCAGGTCGACCGACAGCTCGTAGGTCACCTCGGTGCCGCTGCCCTTGGGGGCCAGCTTGTAGGCCCCGTCCAGCGCCTTGAGCAGCGAGCTGGACACCAGCGACCAGCGCACCGAGGCGCGGTCGGCGGGCCACTCGTAGGCCAGCACCATGGTGTCCTTGAGCACCGCGGCGTCGAGCACCAGCCGCGCGGTCTTCGGGTTTCCGGCCTCGTCGACCTGGAGAACCTCGGTCTCCTTGTACTCCTTGACCCAGTCCGGGTAGGAGGCGATGTCGGCGATGACGTCCATCACCGCGCTCGGCTCCGCCTCGATGTAAATGGTCTGTGCCGTCTTGTCCGCCACGTTCGCGCTACCTGCCTGTTTCTGCCCGGCACTGCGCCGGTTTCCCGGCAGAAACGCTACCCGCCCGGCGGCCGCGGCGTCCGCGGCCCACCCCGATCGCGGTCAGACCCCCGGTGCGCAGCCGACCGGCCGGCCGGCCTCCAGCTCCGCTTTGACCTCGAAGGACATCTTCTTGCCCGCCACCCGGCGCCGATGGTTGAGCGCCGCGAGATCCAGGTTCGCGACATCGGTGCTGCCCGTGGGTTCGGCGTGCAGGTAGTAGTGCAGGATCACCCCGTCCAGCATCGGTTCCAGCCAGATCTCCATGGTCCCGGTCAGCGACCCGGCGACCTGCCAGCGCACTCCGGCCGGGCCGCGTTCCTCGATCACCGCCAGCCTCAGGTCCGGCCACCACCGCCGCCAGCGCGCCGGATCGCCGACCACCGCTCCGACAAGCGCACCGTCTGCCGCCACAAACGTTTCGTCGGCCACCTGGATGCTGTTCACCGCCCTAGCTTCACACATCGGCTCCGGCCCTCCACCAATGGGTGAAGCCGCTCACATCCGCCCGGCCGAGGTGTCTAAGCTGTGCGTGAACCACAACATCGGAAGAGGTCCATCCCGTGCGCGAATTCAACGCTCCCGCATCCTTCGTCGTCGACGAAAAGGACAACGCGGTATCGGCGGTGTTCGAACACGAAAAGAACGACCCGCACTACCCGATTTTCCAGCGCCTGGTCGACGGGGTATGGACCAACGTGACCTGCGCGCAGGCCGCCGCCCAGATCCGGGGCGCCGCCCAGGGCCTGATCGCCCGCGGCGTTCAGCCCGGGGACCGGGTCGCGATCCTGTCCGCGACCCGCTACGAGTGGGCCATCCTCGATTACGCGGTGCTGTCGGTCGGCGCGCTGACCGTGCCGATCTACGAGACCTCCTCGCAGGACCAGATCCGTTGGGTGCTGCAGGACTCCGGTGCGGTGCTGCTGATCGCCGAGACCCCCGAACATGTTGCGATCGCCGCCGAGCTGCGCGCCGACCTGCCGGATCTGCGCGACGTGCTGACCCTGGAGGTCGCGCCGGGCGGCGACGCGCTGGCCGTGCTGACCGCCGACGGCGCCGACGTCGATCCGGCCGAGGTTGATCGCCGGGTCGCCGCGCTGCGCGCGTCGGATCCGGCGACGATGATCTACACCTCGGGAACCACCGGCCGGCCCAAGGGCTGCCAGCTCACCCACTCCAACCTGATCTACGAGCTGCGCGGCGCCAAGGACGCGCTGCCGGACCTGCTGAGCCGCAATCAGCGACTGCTGGTGTTCCTGCCGCTGGCCCATGTGCTGGCCCGCGCGCTGGCCATCTCCGCCTTCCACAACCTGGTCACCGTCGGGTTCACCAGCGACATCAAGAACCTGGTACCGATGTTCTCGGTGTTCAAGCCGACCGTCGTGGTGTCGGTGCCGCGAGTGTTCGAGAAGGTGTACAACACCGCCGAGCAGAACGCCTTCAACGACGGCAAGGGCAAGATCTTCCGGATCGCCGCCGACACCGCGATCGCCTGGAGCGAAGCGCAGGACACCCCCGGCGGCCCGAGCCTGCTGCTGCGCGCCAAGCACGCGGTGTTCGACAAGTTGGTCTACCACAAGCTGCGGGCGGCCCTCGGCGGCGACTGCGGGGCCTCGGTGTCCGGTGGCGCGCCGCTGGGCGCGCGGTTGTGCCACTTCTACCGCGGCGTCGGACTGACCATCTATGAGGGCTACGGGCTGACCGAGACCTGCGCGGCCATCACCGTCAACCGGATCGGTGACATGCGGGTCGGCACCGTCGGAAAACTGTTGGGCGGCAACAGCATGCGCATTGCCGACGACGGCGAGGTGCTGGTCCGCGGCGGCGTGGTCTTCCACGGCTACTGGCAGAACGAGAAGGCCACCGCCGACGCGGTGCACGACGGCTGGTTCTACACCGGCGATCTCGGCTCGGTCGACGAGGACGGCTTCCTGACCATCACCGGCCGCAAGAAGGAAATCATCGTCACCGCCGGCGGCAAGAATGTCGCACCGGCGATCCTGGAGGATCAGCTGCGCGCACATCCGCTGATCAGCCAGGCGATGGCCGTCGGCGATGCGCAGCCGTTCATCGCCGCGCTGATCACCATCGACCCGGAGGCGTGGGGCCCGTGGAAGGCGCACCACGGCAAGCCGGCCGAGGCAACGGTCGCCGAGCTGTCCACCGACCCCGATCTGACCGCCGAGATCGACCGGGCCATCGAGCACGCCAACCAGGCGGTGTCGCACGCGGAATCGATCCGCAAGTTCGTGATCCTGCCGGTGGACTTCACCATCGAGACCGGTGAGCTGACGCCCACCCTCAAGGTCAAGCGCAACGTGGTGGCCGAGAAGTTCGCCGACGACATCGCCGGGCTCTACGGCGGCCGCGGCTAGCCGGTC contains:
- a CDS encoding polyadenylate-specific 3'-exoribonuclease AS, with the protein product MRFFYDTEFIDDGRTIELISIGVVAEDGREYYAVSTEFNPADAGPWVRANVLPKLPSPASKLWRSRRQIREDLEGFFGIDGPEPVELWAWVGAYDHVVLAQLWGPMTGLPAGIPRFTRELKQLWDEAGRPPLPALPDDNHDALVDARHNLAKYAAISGFRRRPS
- a CDS encoding glycosyltransferase 87 family protein, which gives rise to MTRLPDTGANVTSRRRGPRWVWQAAILIAFGAVSWWLFTHTNYRIDIDVYRMGGRAWLDGKELYAAGSSFHTQAGIDLPFTYPPLAAIVFAPFAWLGLPAASALITGITLVLLVVSTQIVLARLGVPAGGTAARWWLAAAITAPAALLLEPLHANFDFGQINVVLMTLVIADCVPRRTPWPRGLLIGLAIAVKLTPAVFLLYFLLHRDFRAARTALLSFLAATALGFALAWRDSVQYWTTTIHDTDRIGTATLNTNQNISAALARLGLAEGPRFLLWAVLCVLVLAVTVWAGRYTERAGESLLTLIAVAMFGLVVSPVSWSHHWVWVLPTLLTLAVLARRWRSAGLAVLTAAGLLLLTSYPLLLMPEHREAEAAWWRQLIGTSYLWWALAVIVVIGVVCRTRARISPPPTPAGGTPTGPAAPALRPL
- a CDS encoding lysophospholipid acyltransferase family protein; translated protein: MWYWLFKYIFLGPLLYVIGRPQTRGMEHLPVDGPAILASNHLAVMDSFYLPLMVRRRITFLAKQEYFTGTGVKGRLLAWFYTVAGQVPIDRADADAAQAALATAERILSQGKLLGMYPEGTRSPDGRLYKGKTGLARLALETGVPVIPVAMVGTDVVNPPGAKSLRFGKVEVRFGKPMDFSRFEGMAGNRFIERAVIDEVMYSLMELSGQEYVDIYAATLKEVAAPARPAPSGSRLPESAAG
- a CDS encoding ArsA family ATPase; protein product: MSSPPPAPARISLFLGKGGVGKSTLACATAVRDASGGERVLIVSTDQAHSLGEVLGVSVPPTGLPDPVRVFTDPSSPAGTPGGLLDALALDTLALLEQGWVEVAGAVGPRFPDSELGDLAPQELSALPGVQEVLGLHTVGDLAASGAWDHVIVDCASTADALRMLTLPATFGLYLERAWPRHRRLSTDTDGPTARLVDLLERMTAGMDRLAELLAAGDRVAAHLVLTPEKVVAAEATRTLSALSLMGVRIAQLIVNQVLLQDESYAYTNLPDHPAFDWYSARIAEQCRVLDELAASIGDIELVLAPHQPGEPIGPRALARLLDNVRHRGGAAPPGPLRPVVDRESGSGLTAVYRMRLELPQVDSGSLTLGRVDDDLVIGVGGMRRRVRLASVLRRCIVVDAALRGTELTVRFRPNPEVWPA
- a CDS encoding SRPBCC family protein, producing MADKTAQTIYIEAEPSAVMDVIADIASYPDWVKEYKETEVLQVDEAGNPKTARLVLDAAVLKDTMVLAYEWPADRASVRWSLVSSSLLKALDGAYKLAPKGSGTEVTYELSVDLMIPMIGLLKRKAERRLTDTALKDLKKRAEG
- a CDS encoding polyketide cyclase / dehydrase and lipid transport translates to MNSIQVADETFVAADGALVGAVVGDPARWRRWWPDLRLAVIEERGPAGVRWQVAGSLTGTMEIWLEPMLDGVILHYYLHAEPTGSTDVANLDLAALNHRRRVAGKKMSFEVKAELEAGRPVGCAPGV
- a CDS encoding AMP-dependent synthetase/ligase; translation: MREFNAPASFVVDEKDNAVSAVFEHEKNDPHYPIFQRLVDGVWTNVTCAQAAAQIRGAAQGLIARGVQPGDRVAILSATRYEWAILDYAVLSVGALTVPIYETSSQDQIRWVLQDSGAVLLIAETPEHVAIAAELRADLPDLRDVLTLEVAPGGDALAVLTADGADVDPAEVDRRVAALRASDPATMIYTSGTTGRPKGCQLTHSNLIYELRGAKDALPDLLSRNQRLLVFLPLAHVLARALAISAFHNLVTVGFTSDIKNLVPMFSVFKPTVVVSVPRVFEKVYNTAEQNAFNDGKGKIFRIAADTAIAWSEAQDTPGGPSLLLRAKHAVFDKLVYHKLRAALGGDCGASVSGGAPLGARLCHFYRGVGLTIYEGYGLTETCAAITVNRIGDMRVGTVGKLLGGNSMRIADDGEVLVRGGVVFHGYWQNEKATADAVHDGWFYTGDLGSVDEDGFLTITGRKKEIIVTAGGKNVAPAILEDQLRAHPLISQAMAVGDAQPFIAALITIDPEAWGPWKAHHGKPAEATVAELSTDPDLTAEIDRAIEHANQAVSHAESIRKFVILPVDFTIETGELTPTLKVKRNVVAEKFADDIAGLYGGRG